A stretch of the Mesorhizobium sp. Pch-S genome encodes the following:
- a CDS encoding GNAT family N-acetyltransferase: MSDIKQATVQIRPARPEDTDNIHAGLIGIAETVGELHRMRSTPDDIRRDGFGDRPHFQVLIAEIDSEFAGMCLYFPIYSTWRGKPGAFVQDLFVAEKFRGKKVGEKLLRRLAKQVNGDGGGYLELAVDTGNVGAQRFYERIGIAHQDDDQVHRIIGDAFVAFATARDFEDET, from the coding sequence ATGAGCGACATCAAACAGGCGACTGTTCAGATCCGTCCTGCTCGCCCCGAGGATACCGACAATATCCATGCCGGCCTGATTGGCATTGCCGAGACGGTCGGCGAATTGCACAGGATGCGCTCGACGCCCGACGACATCCGTCGTGACGGCTTCGGAGACAGGCCGCATTTTCAGGTCCTGATCGCGGAAATCGATTCAGAATTCGCCGGCATGTGCCTGTATTTCCCTATCTATTCCACATGGAGAGGGAAGCCTGGCGCTTTCGTTCAGGATCTTTTTGTCGCAGAGAAGTTCCGTGGGAAAAAGGTGGGTGAAAAACTGCTGCGACGTCTGGCAAAGCAGGTCAATGGCGACGGTGGTGGCTATCTGGAGCTCGCGGTCGATACCGGCAACGTCGGTGCCCAGCGCTTCTATGAGCGCATCGGCATCGCCCATCAGGATGATGACCAGGTCCACAGGATCATCGGTGATGCATTCGTCGCCTTTGCCACAGCCCGGGATTTCGAGGACGAGACGTGA
- a CDS encoding 3-keto-5-aminohexanoate cleavage protein, which yields MASNKVIITCAVTGSVHTPSMSPHLPVTPDQIAADAVAAAEAGASILHLHARDPKDGRPTADPTVFMQFLPRIKQATDAVVNITTGGSSLMSLDERLAAPLQAQPEMCSLNMGSMNFALFPMLDKPRDWQHEWEPKLLEATRHTIFKNTFADMETILDKLGKGCGTRFEFECYDVGHLYSLAHFRDRGFVQGPLFIQFVLGILGGIGADPENLLHMKRIADKLFGGDYRFSVLAAGRQQMPLISMAAAMGGNVRVGLEDSLYDGRALAKSNADQVRRIRGILEGLSLEVATPAEARQMLALKGGDRVAF from the coding sequence ATGGCGTCGAACAAAGTCATCATCACCTGCGCTGTCACCGGTTCGGTACACACGCCGTCGATGTCGCCGCACCTGCCGGTCACGCCGGATCAGATCGCCGCTGATGCCGTTGCCGCAGCCGAGGCCGGTGCCTCGATCCTGCATCTGCATGCGCGCGACCCCAAGGATGGCCGTCCAACTGCTGATCCGACGGTGTTCATGCAGTTTCTACCGCGTATCAAGCAGGCAACCGATGCGGTGGTGAACATCACCACCGGCGGCTCCTCGCTGATGAGTCTGGACGAACGACTGGCAGCCCCCCTGCAGGCCCAGCCGGAGATGTGCTCGCTCAACATGGGATCGATGAATTTTGCCCTGTTCCCGATGCTGGACAAGCCACGTGACTGGCAGCACGAATGGGAACCGAAGCTGCTGGAGGCGACGCGGCACACCATCTTCAAGAACACCTTTGCCGACATGGAGACCATCCTCGATAAGCTCGGCAAAGGGTGCGGCACGCGCTTTGAGTTCGAATGCTATGATGTCGGCCACCTTTATTCGCTCGCCCATTTCCGCGACCGCGGATTTGTGCAGGGCCCTCTGTTCATTCAGTTCGTGCTGGGAATTCTCGGTGGGATCGGCGCCGATCCGGAGAACCTCCTCCACATGAAGCGGATCGCCGACAAGCTGTTCGGCGGCGACTACAGGTTCTCCGTGCTGGCGGCCGGCCGCCAGCAGATGCCGCTGATCTCGATGGCGGCGGCCATGGGCGGCAATGTCCGGGTCGGCCTCGAAGACAGCCTCTACGATGGCCGCGCGCTGGCAAAATCCAATGCCGACCAGGTCAGGCGCATTCGTGGAATACTCGAAGGCCTGTCGCTGGAGGTAGCAACCCCCGCCGAAGCACGCCAGATGCTGGCGCTCAAGGGTGGTGACAGGGTGGCATTCTGA